A genome region from Sphingobacteriaceae bacterium GW460-11-11-14-LB5 includes the following:
- a CDS encoding reactive intermediate/imine deaminase: MKQIIKTTNAPAPIGPYSQAVQAGNFLFVSGQVAINPESGELNIGNIEEETHQVMRNLKAVLLEAGLTFDNVVKSTIFLSDMGTFAQVNEVYGQYFTADFPARETVQVSVLPKNVNVEISVIAIVG, translated from the coding sequence ATGAAACAAATTATTAAAACAACGAATGCTCCAGCTCCAATTGGACCATATAGCCAGGCTGTACAAGCTGGAAACTTTTTATTCGTATCAGGCCAGGTGGCCATTAATCCCGAAAGTGGAGAACTAAACATTGGTAATATTGAAGAAGAAACACATCAGGTCATGCGTAACCTTAAAGCCGTTTTGCTTGAGGCGGGCCTAACTTTCGATAACGTAGTAAAGTCTACCATCTTCTTAAGCGATATGGGTACCTTTGCGCAGGTAAACGAAGTTTACGGACAATACTTTACAGCTGATTTTCCAGCCCGCGAAACGGTTCAGGTTTCGGTATTGCCTAAAAATGTTAATGTAGAAATCTCTGTAATTGCCATTGTAGGCTAA
- a CDS encoding permease, with translation MSVPLRNIKGFPPHEILYYRIFISIIVVWATILLFRRKALQNDLNLLKSLNTRQKTRLLLLTIVSSFLITGNWFTYIYAVNSVSLKAAAFAYMVCPLLTALCGFIILKEQLTKAKIIALIIAFISIILLATGSLHEVMWAIIIASFYALYVIVLKVIKDVDKFNFLGVQLILSGLMMLPLYFLNAAPFPTETFFWAHIFLIAIVFTIIPLFLNSYALLGMPSSALGILIYLNPIVAFTVAFFYFKEKIDLHQLFAYLLLLLSIVIFNAALLKSVVYKKQ, from the coding sequence ATGTCTGTGCCTTTGCGTAACATAAAAGGTTTTCCGCCACACGAAATTTTATACTACAGGATATTTATTTCCATTATCGTGGTTTGGGCTACCATTCTTTTATTCAGAAGGAAAGCCTTACAAAATGATTTGAATTTATTAAAATCATTAAACACCCGCCAGAAAACCAGACTATTGCTGCTTACCATCGTGTCATCATTTCTGATAACCGGAAACTGGTTCACCTACATTTATGCGGTAAATAGTGTGAGTTTAAAGGCCGCAGCCTTTGCCTATATGGTGTGCCCGCTATTAACTGCGCTCTGTGGATTTATCATTCTAAAAGAACAATTAACCAAGGCTAAAATTATTGCCCTGATTATTGCATTTATAAGCATCATCCTATTGGCAACAGGCTCTTTACACGAAGTCATGTGGGCCATTATCATCGCCTCTTTTTATGCGCTATATGTTATTGTGCTAAAAGTGATTAAAGATGTAGATAAGTTTAACTTTTTAGGCGTTCAGTTAATTTTATCAGGGTTAATGATGCTGCCTTTGTATTTTTTAAACGCTGCACCTTTTCCTACTGAAACCTTCTTTTGGGCACATATATTTTTGATTGCCATTGTGTTTACCATTATTCCGCTCTTCTTAAATTCCTATGCCCTGTTGGGCATGCCTTCGTCTGCCCTGGGTATTTTAATCTATCTCAATCCTATAGTTGCTTTTACAGTAGCATTTTTTTACTTTAAGGAAAAAATAGATCTGCACCAACTTTTCGCCTATTTGCTTTTGCTGTTATCGATCGTTATTTTTAATGCGGCTTTGCTAAAGAGTGTTGTTTACAAGAAACAGTAA